A portion of the Pseudophryne corroboree isolate aPseCor3 chromosome 3 unlocalized genomic scaffold, aPseCor3.hap2 SUPER_3_unloc_14, whole genome shotgun sequence genome contains these proteins:
- the LOC134983385 gene encoding zinc finger protein ZFP2-like isoform X1 produces MMENHRPLTSLDGPSNRDTPERCPRPLYSQDCTENNHRTPQEDQVERLSRIKAEDIRREEETYVTDIKAEDIDGEEETYVTVIKVEDIEGEEEMYVTDIKAEDIEGEEEKYVTDMKAEDIQREEETYVTDIKAEDIEEEEETYVTDMKAEDMEGEEETYVTDIKAEDIEGEEETYVRGDQQCKEEEIPTDISTADGHTSRNISEGHLMLSLDSEITDNDSRLDSPGANPITPIIHPALSADPSDPGKCSPDHSDIGASVTALRVDTVFPCSIDAICFTQNTNLITHQPAKAGERPFPCSECGKCFTYKSYLVRHERSHTGEKPYSCSECGKCFATKSFLATHQRSHTGEKPYSCSECGKCFAQRSHFVIHQHAHTGERPFSCSECGKCFACKSVLVTHQRSHTGDMPYSCSECGKCFAQKLHFVTHQRSHTGEKPYSCSECGKCFSSKYHLVSHQRSHTGEKPYSCSECRKCFARKSALVIHQRSHTGEKLYSCSECGKCFAHKSHFVIHQRSHTGEKPYSCSECGKCFSSKPDLVIHQRSHTGEKPYSCSECRKCFARKSHLVIHQRSHTGEKPYSCSECGKCFAHKSHFVIHQRSHTGEKPYSCSECGKCFSSKPDLISHQRSHTDEKPYSCSECGKCFAHKSQFVIHQHAHTGEMPFSCSECGKCFAQKSALVTHQRIHTGEKPYSCSECGKCFAQKSALVTHQRIHTGEKPYSCSGCGK; encoded by the exons atgatggagaatcaccggcccctcacatcactgg atggacccagtaacagagataccccagagagatgtccccgtcctctgtattcccaggattgtactgagaataatcacaggaccccacaagaggatcag gtagaacgtctttctcgtataaaggcagaagatataaggagagaagaagagacgtatgtgactgatataaaagcagaagatatagatggagaagaagagacgtatgtgactgttataaaggtagaagatatagagggagaagaagagatgtatgtgactgatataaaggcagaagatatagagggagaagaagagaagtatgtgactgatatgaaggcagaagatatacagagggaagaagagacgtatgtgactgatataaaggcagaagatatagaggaagaagaagagacgtatgtgactgatatgaaggcagaagatatggagggagaagaagagacgtatgtgactgatataaaggcagaagatatagagggagaagaagagacgtatgtgaggggtgatcagcagtgtaaggaggaggagatccctacagatatcagcacag cagatggacacacaagcaggaatatctcagaaggacatctaatgctatccctggattctgaaataacagataatgacagtagactggattctccaggagctaaccccattaccccaattattcatccagctctatcagctgatccctctgatcctgggaaatgttctcctgatcactctgatattggtgcatctgttacagctctgagagtagatacagtgtttccctgttctatagatgccatatgttttacacagaacacaaaccttattactcatcagccagctaaggcaggtgagaggccatttccatgttctgagtgtgggaaatgttttacatataaatcatatcttgttagacatgagagaagtcacacaggtgagaagccgtattcctgttctgagtgtgggaaatgttttgcaacaaAATCATttcttgctacacatcagagaagtcacacaggtgagaagccgtattcctgttctgagtgtgggaaatgttttgcacagagatcacattttgttattcatcagcatgctcacacaggtgagaggccattttcctgttctgagtgtggtaagtgttttgcatgtaaatcagttcttgttacacatcagagaagtcacacaggtgacatgccatattcctgttctgagtgtgggaaatgttttgcacagaaattacattttgttacacatcagagaagtcacacaggtgagaagccgtattcctgttctgagtgtgggaaatgtttttcatcgaaataccatcttgttagtcatcagagaagtcacacaggtgagaaaccatattcctgttctgagtgtaggaaatgttttgcacggaaatcagctcttgttatacatcagagaagtcacacaggtgagaagctgtattcctgttctgagtgtgggaaatgttttgcacacaaatcacattttgttatacatcagagaagtcacacaggtgagaagccatattcctgttctgagtgtgggaaatgtttttcatcgaaaccagatcttgttatacatcagagaagtcacacaggtgagaagccatattcctgttctgagtgtaggaaatgttttgcacggaaatcacatcttgttatacatcagagaagtcacacaggtgagaagccgtattcctgttctgagtgtgggaaatgttttgcacacaaatcacattttgttatacatcagagaagtcacacaggtgagaagccgtattcctgttctgagtgtgggaaatgtttttcatcgaaaccagatcttattagtcatcagagaagtcacacagatgagaagccgtattcctgttctgagtgtgggaaatgttttgcacacaaatcacaatttgttattcatcagcatgctcacacaggtgagatgccattttcctgttctgagtgtgggaaatgtttcgcacagaaatccgctcttgttacacatcagagaattcacacaggtgagaagccgtattcctgttctgagtgtgggaaatgtttcgcacagaaatcagctcttgttacacatcagagaattcacacaggtgagaagccatattcctgctcTGGGTGTGGGAAATaa
- the LOC134983385 gene encoding zinc finger protein ZFP2-like isoform X2, translated as MMENHRPLTSLDGPSNRDTPERCPRPLYSQDCTENNHRTPQEDQVERLSRIKAEDIRREEETYVTDIKAEDIDGEEETYVTVIKVEDIEGEEEMYVTDIKAEDIEGEEEKYVTDMKAEDIQREEETYVTDIKAEDIEEEEETYVTDMKAEDMEGEEETYVTDIKAEDIEGEEETYVRGDQQCKEEEIPTDISTDGHTSRNISEGHLMLSLDSEITDNDSRLDSPGANPITPIIHPALSADPSDPGKCSPDHSDIGASVTALRVDTVFPCSIDAICFTQNTNLITHQPAKAGERPFPCSECGKCFTYKSYLVRHERSHTGEKPYSCSECGKCFATKSFLATHQRSHTGEKPYSCSECGKCFAQRSHFVIHQHAHTGERPFSCSECGKCFACKSVLVTHQRSHTGDMPYSCSECGKCFAQKLHFVTHQRSHTGEKPYSCSECGKCFSSKYHLVSHQRSHTGEKPYSCSECRKCFARKSALVIHQRSHTGEKLYSCSECGKCFAHKSHFVIHQRSHTGEKPYSCSECGKCFSSKPDLVIHQRSHTGEKPYSCSECRKCFARKSHLVIHQRSHTGEKPYSCSECGKCFAHKSHFVIHQRSHTGEKPYSCSECGKCFSSKPDLISHQRSHTDEKPYSCSECGKCFAHKSQFVIHQHAHTGEMPFSCSECGKCFAQKSALVTHQRIHTGEKPYSCSECGKCFAQKSALVTHQRIHTGEKPYSCSGCGK; from the exons atgatggagaatcaccggcccctcacatcactgg atggacccagtaacagagataccccagagagatgtccccgtcctctgtattcccaggattgtactgagaataatcacaggaccccacaagaggatcag gtagaacgtctttctcgtataaaggcagaagatataaggagagaagaagagacgtatgtgactgatataaaagcagaagatatagatggagaagaagagacgtatgtgactgttataaaggtagaagatatagagggagaagaagagatgtatgtgactgatataaaggcagaagatatagagggagaagaagagaagtatgtgactgatatgaaggcagaagatatacagagggaagaagagacgtatgtgactgatataaaggcagaagatatagaggaagaagaagagacgtatgtgactgatatgaaggcagaagatatggagggagaagaagagacgtatgtgactgatataaaggcagaagatatagagggagaagaagagacgtatgtgaggggtgatcagcagtgtaaggaggaggagatccctacagatatcagcacag atggacacacaagcaggaatatctcagaaggacatctaatgctatccctggattctgaaataacagataatgacagtagactggattctccaggagctaaccccattaccccaattattcatccagctctatcagctgatccctctgatcctgggaaatgttctcctgatcactctgatattggtgcatctgttacagctctgagagtagatacagtgtttccctgttctatagatgccatatgttttacacagaacacaaaccttattactcatcagccagctaaggcaggtgagaggccatttccatgttctgagtgtgggaaatgttttacatataaatcatatcttgttagacatgagagaagtcacacaggtgagaagccgtattcctgttctgagtgtgggaaatgttttgcaacaaAATCATttcttgctacacatcagagaagtcacacaggtgagaagccgtattcctgttctgagtgtgggaaatgttttgcacagagatcacattttgttattcatcagcatgctcacacaggtgagaggccattttcctgttctgagtgtggtaagtgttttgcatgtaaatcagttcttgttacacatcagagaagtcacacaggtgacatgccatattcctgttctgagtgtgggaaatgttttgcacagaaattacattttgttacacatcagagaagtcacacaggtgagaagccgtattcctgttctgagtgtgggaaatgtttttcatcgaaataccatcttgttagtcatcagagaagtcacacaggtgagaaaccatattcctgttctgagtgtaggaaatgttttgcacggaaatcagctcttgttatacatcagagaagtcacacaggtgagaagctgtattcctgttctgagtgtgggaaatgttttgcacacaaatcacattttgttatacatcagagaagtcacacaggtgagaagccatattcctgttctgagtgtgggaaatgtttttcatcgaaaccagatcttgttatacatcagagaagtcacacaggtgagaagccatattcctgttctgagtgtaggaaatgttttgcacggaaatcacatcttgttatacatcagagaagtcacacaggtgagaagccgtattcctgttctgagtgtgggaaatgttttgcacacaaatcacattttgttatacatcagagaagtcacacaggtgagaagccgtattcctgttctgagtgtgggaaatgtttttcatcgaaaccagatcttattagtcatcagagaagtcacacagatgagaagccgtattcctgttctgagtgtgggaaatgttttgcacacaaatcacaatttgttattcatcagcatgctcacacaggtgagatgccattttcctgttctgagtgtgggaaatgtttcgcacagaaatccgctcttgttacacatcagagaattcacacaggtgagaagccgtattcctgttctgagtgtgggaaatgtttcgcacagaaatcagctcttgttacacatcagagaattcacacaggtgagaagccatattcctgctcTGGGTGTGGGAAATaa